The Megalops cyprinoides isolate fMegCyp1 chromosome 10, fMegCyp1.pri, whole genome shotgun sequence genome window below encodes:
- the rrp15 gene encoding RRP15-like protein, giving the protein MAATVEASHVSVEEHGDSGEEEESAGDSGPDAESDGESQDGGSEGEQEEDEGSEGEEEDDGGTDGEQEEDGGTEGEKKKGGENPNAGWAEAMAKILQKKTPDNKASILLKNRQLEKEKEKMKKEQQEKKKQMDKKRAWEMMCREKPDVVKDRETERSLQRIATRGVVQLFNAVRKHQKNMDEKVKEVGGSERKRAKLLSSVSKNDFINVLRGTEGTAEQGSTAAKKTVDKGSEGTPAWSVLKEDFMMGASMKDWDKESEEEAGEERGGAGDYSSDSD; this is encoded by the exons ATGGCGGCGACTGTGGAGGCATCACATGTGAGCGTAGAGGAACACGGAg ATtcaggagaagaagaagaatccGCTGGTGACAGTGGTCCAGATGCAGAGTCTGACGGAGAGAGCCAAGATggagggagtgaaggagaacaggaggaggatgaaggaagtgaaggagaagaggaggatgatggTGGAACTGATGGGGaacaggaggaagatggaggcactgaaggagaaaagaagaaagggggagagaatcCAAATGCAGGGTGGGCTGAAGCCATGGCTAAAATCCTGCAGAAGAAAACTCCAGATAACAAAGCCAGCATCCTGCTGAAGAACAGACAgctggagaaagagaaggagaaaatgaaaaaggagcaacaggaaaaaaagaaacag ATGGATAAGAAGCGGGCTTGGGAGATGATGTGTCGGGAGAAGCCAGATGtggtgaaagacagagagactgaaagaagCCTGCAGAGGATTGCTACCAG aggtGTGGTGCAGCTCTTCAATGCCGTGCGAAAGCACCAGAAGAATATGGACGAGAAGGTGAAGGAGGTCGGGGGTTCGGAGAGGAAGCGAGCCAAGCTCCTGTCCTCTGTGTCCAAGAATGACTTCATCAACGTGCTGCGAGGGACAGAGGGCACCGCAGAACAAGGGTCCACAGCCGCCAAAAAAACG GTCGACAAGGGCTCGGAGGGGACGCCTGCATGGAGCGTTCTGAAGGAGGACTTCATGATGGGGGCCTCGATGAAGGACTGGGACaaggagagcgaggaggaggcaggagaggagcgAGGAGGGGCAGGGGACTACAGCAGCGATTCGGACTGA